Genomic window (Gemmatimonadota bacterium):
TCGGCCGTGCGCCCATCGTGAAGACGTCGCGGAGGATGCCGCCGACCCCGGTGGCTGCGCCCTGGTACGGTTCGACCGCGCTGGGGTGGTTGTGGGACTCGATCTTGAACGCGACGGCCAGCCCATCCCCGATGGAGATGACCCCGGCGTTTTCCCCCGGGCCCTGCAGGACGTGCGGGGCCTTGGTGGGCAGGGTCCTGAGGATGGGCCGCGAGTGCTTGTATGAGCAGTGTTCGCTCCACAATGCGCTGATGATCCCGACCTCGGTCAGGGTCGGCGTCCGGCCGAGCATCGCGACCAACCGGTCATACTCATCCGGGGTCAGGCCATGGTCGGCAACGAGGGCCGGAGTGATCGCCGGATCGCCGGGGCGAGGGGTGGCTCCCATCTACTTCAGCCCGAAGAGCGATCGGATGAAGCCGCGCACGGCGCTCTGGTCGACGTGCTCCAGCATCTCCATCTCGCCCTTGTCGAGCCACAACCCGCCACACTCGGCGCAGCGGTCGAGCTTCATGTGGTGGAAGTCCACTTCCTGCAGGTCTGCGCCGCACTTGGGGCACTTCATAAAGTGCGATCGACGCTCGGCGCGCGCACGTTCGGCATCGAGGCGGGCGCGCTGTTCCTTGATGAGTTCCGCGTCCTGCTTGACGAAGTATTCGTCCTCAGCGCGGGTCGGCTTTGAATCAGGCATGGGGGATGGCGTGGTGAAATTCGTGAGCGTCGGTGCCGGTCGATCAGGCGCCGACGTGGGCAAGGAGCGAGGTAAAGATGCCGAGGCCGTCGGTCGACCCCAGCATCGGGTCGATCGCATTCTCGGGATGTGGCATCAATCCCATCACGTTTCCGTTCGTGTTGATGATGCCGGCGATGTGGTCCAGGGAGCCGTTGGGGTTGGCGTCCTCGGTGGGCAGGCCGTGGCGGTCCGTGTACCGAAAGACCACCTGGCCCGCGTCCTCGAGGGCACGCAGGCCGTCCGGATCGATGGCGAAACGTCCATCCCCATGGGCGATGGGCACGCGCAGGAGCTGCCCGGCACGGTACTGGTTGGTGAAACGCGTGGTAGCATTCTCCACCCGCAGTGTGACCGGCATGCTGCGGAACTGCAGGGAGGCATTGCGCATCAGCGCGCCGGGCAGCAGATGTGCTTCACACAGGATCTGGAAGCCATTGCAGATGCCAATGACTGGCCCTCCGCCCCGGGCGAACGCGACGACCTCCTGCATGATCGGGCTGAACCGGGCAATCGCGCCCGCGCGCAAGTAGTCGCCATACGAGAACCCGCCCGGCAGGATGACGACGTCAGCGCCCTGAAGGTCGTGGTCCTTGTGCCACAAGCGCACGGCGGTGGCGCCGAGGGGACCCGTCACCGCGTCCCACGCATCACCATCGCGGTTGGTGCCCGGAAAGAGGACGATGCCGAACTTCATGCGGGCTGCACCCCGGCGATTTCGTAGTCTTCGGTGACCGGATTGGCGAGGAGCTTGTCACACATGGTGCGCACACCAGCGGATGCCTCGGCCTCGGAGGGCGCGTCGACCTCCAACACGAGGTGTCGCCCCACGTGGGCGTCAACAACCGACCCAAAGCCGAGGGTGTGCAGGGCGTCGCGCACCGCCTTGCCTTGCGGATCGAGAATCCCCTTGCGCGGAACAACGTGGACGGCAACGCGAAAGCGAGGCATTCAGACGGTAGGTGAAGAGGGTGGTGTGAGAGGGGCGTCCGCGTCCGGTCGGCGGCGGCGACGACGCCGCCGGCGCCGTTCGTCCACCTCACCGTCTTCGTCGGGCAGGTCGAGTTCTTCCGCGGGCAGGCGGCCAAGCAGGCCAAATAGTACCGTGCGCCCAAGGCCATACAACACGTAGCCCATCAGCGCAGGAAAGAAGAACTGCTTGGGCAGGAAGATGACCCCGATGATCGTCGCCAGCACCAGGAGGCTGCCGAGAATTTCCTTGACGGTGCGGTACCCCACCGTCGGGACTGCCGCGTAGGACACGTTGCTGATCATCAAGAAGCCGAGCCCGAGCATGATGTACCGCAGCATCACGTGCCACGGCAGGTCCGCGATCATGGTCTGCGTGTACAACGGGGTCTGCGAGAACCAATAGTATGTCGCCAGCGTCGTCCCCGCCGCCGGACTCGGCAGGCCCCTGAAGTGCGACTTCTTGCGGCCCGCCTGCTCCACGTTGAACCGCGCGAGGCGGATCACGGCGCACATGGCGAACAGGAACGTGAAGAGCCAGTCCCAACCTTGTTGGTTGAGGACGGCGAAGTACATGATCAATCCCGGGGCGAGCCCGAAGGAGATCGCGTCCACCAGGGAGTCCAGTTCCTCGCCAAAGCGACTGCCGGTCTGCGTCGCGCGGGCAATGCGACCGTCGAGGGCATCACAGACCGCCCCAAAAACGACATAGGCACCGGCGCGGGAGTAGTCCCCGCGCGACGCGGCCACGATCGCAAACACGCCAAGGAACAGGTTGGCGAGGGTGAAGCCATTCG
Coding sequences:
- a CDS encoding zf-TFIIB domain-containing protein, whose amino-acid sequence is MPDSKPTRAEDEYFVKQDAELIKEQRARLDAERARAERRSHFMKCPKCGADLQEVDFHHMKLDRCAECGGLWLDKGEMEMLEHVDQSAVRGFIRSLFGLK
- the purQ gene encoding phosphoribosylformylglycinamidine synthase subunit PurQ, whose product is MKFGIVLFPGTNRDGDAWDAVTGPLGATAVRLWHKDHDLQGADVVILPGGFSYGDYLRAGAIARFSPIMQEVVAFARGGGPVIGICNGFQILCEAHLLPGALMRNASLQFRSMPVTLRVENATTRFTNQYRAGQLLRVPIAHGDGRFAIDPDGLRALEDAGQVVFRYTDRHGLPTEDANPNGSLDHIAGIINTNGNVMGLMPHPENAIDPMLGSTDGLGIFTSLLAHVGA
- the purS gene encoding phosphoribosylformylglycinamidine synthase subunit PurS — encoded protein: MPRFRVAVHVVPRKGILDPQGKAVRDALHTLGFGSVVDAHVGRHLVLEVDAPSEAEASAGVRTMCDKLLANPVTEDYEIAGVQPA
- the pssA gene encoding CDP-diacylglycerol--serine O-phosphatidyltransferase; translation: MRRPPPLRRTVVLLPNGFTLANLFLGVFAIVAASRGDYSRAGAYVVFGAVCDALDGRIARATQTGSRFGEELDSLVDAISFGLAPGLIMYFAVLNQQGWDWLFTFLFAMCAVIRLARFNVEQAGRKKSHFRGLPSPAAGTTLATYYWFSQTPLYTQTMIADLPWHVMLRYIMLGLGFLMISNVSYAAVPTVGYRTVKEILGSLLVLATIIGVIFLPKQFFFPALMGYVLYGLGRTVLFGLLGRLPAEELDLPDEDGEVDERRRRRRRRRRPDADAPLTPPSSPTV